A DNA window from Luteolibacter luteus contains the following coding sequences:
- the sucB gene encoding dihydrolipoyllysine-residue succinyltransferase, whose amino-acid sequence MSLEVKVPAAGESITSANVARWHKKEGESVRKGEVLVTLETDKVSSELEASADGTLHIIVGEGEEVAIGTVIASIEEGAASAAPAAAASAPAAAPVAASAPSGQVIDVKVPAAGESITSANVARWHKGDGAAVNKGDVLVTLETDKVSSELEADASGTLKIVVAEGNEVSIGTVIAQITVGAGAPVAAPAPAAAATPAPAQATAPAPAAAAPAPTEAAKPKPDFTALSAPAPRETASAEVSNGRTTRKKMSMLRRKIATHLVNAQQTAAILTTFNEADMTAVMDLRKAVQEDFLKKHGVKLGFMSFFVKAVVQALKDVPQVNGMIDGQDIVQNHFYDIGVAIGTEKGLIVPVIRDADKKSFAQIEQDIIDYAKKAKEGKIGIEDLQGGVYTISNGGTYGSLLSTPILNPPQSGILGMHTIQQRPVALNGQVVIRPMMYLAMSYDHRLVDGKEAVTFLIRIKDCIENPTRLMLEM is encoded by the coding sequence ATGTCTCTCGAAGTCAAAGTACCCGCCGCCGGTGAATCCATCACCTCCGCCAACGTGGCCCGTTGGCACAAGAAGGAAGGTGAAAGCGTCCGCAAGGGCGAAGTCCTGGTGACGCTGGAAACCGACAAGGTTTCCAGCGAGCTCGAAGCCTCCGCTGATGGCACCCTGCACATCATCGTCGGGGAAGGCGAGGAAGTGGCGATCGGCACCGTGATCGCTAGCATCGAGGAGGGTGCCGCTTCGGCTGCACCTGCCGCTGCAGCTTCGGCTCCCGCCGCCGCTCCTGTTGCTGCCTCCGCGCCGAGCGGTCAGGTGATCGACGTGAAGGTACCCGCCGCCGGTGAGTCCATCACCTCCGCCAACGTGGCCCGTTGGCACAAGGGCGATGGCGCTGCCGTGAACAAGGGTGACGTGTTGGTGACCCTGGAGACCGACAAGGTTTCCAGCGAGCTTGAGGCTGACGCCTCCGGCACGCTCAAGATCGTGGTCGCGGAAGGTAATGAGGTGTCGATTGGCACCGTGATCGCACAGATCACTGTGGGTGCTGGTGCTCCTGTGGCAGCGCCGGCTCCTGCTGCCGCGGCAACGCCCGCGCCTGCTCAGGCAACCGCCCCGGCTCCTGCCGCTGCTGCTCCCGCTCCGACAGAGGCCGCGAAGCCCAAGCCGGACTTCACCGCGCTGTCCGCTCCGGCTCCGCGCGAGACTGCTTCCGCCGAAGTTTCCAACGGCCGCACCACCCGCAAGAAGATGAGCATGCTGCGCCGCAAGATCGCGACGCATCTCGTCAATGCCCAGCAGACCGCTGCGATCCTGACGACCTTCAACGAGGCCGACATGACCGCGGTGATGGACCTGCGCAAGGCGGTCCAGGAAGACTTCCTGAAGAAGCACGGCGTGAAGCTCGGCTTCATGTCCTTCTTCGTGAAGGCCGTGGTGCAGGCGCTGAAGGACGTGCCACAGGTGAACGGCATGATCGACGGCCAGGACATCGTGCAGAACCACTTCTACGACATCGGCGTGGCCATTGGCACCGAGAAGGGACTGATCGTCCCGGTGATCCGTGATGCCGACAAGAAGAGCTTCGCTCAGATCGAGCAGGACATCATCGACTACGCAAAGAAGGCGAAGGAAGGGAAGATCGGCATCGAAGACCTGCAAGGCGGTGTTTACACGATCTCGAACGGCGGCACCTACGGTTCGCTGCTCAGCACCCCGATCCTCAACCCGCCCCAGAGCGGTATCCTCGGCATGCACACCATCCAGCAGCGCCCCGTGGCCTTGAACGGTCAGGTGGTGATTCGCCCGATGATGTATCTCGCCATGAGCTACGACCACCGCTTGGTGGACGGCAAGGAAGCGGTGACCTTCCTGATCCGCATCAAGGACTGCATCGAGAACCCGACGCGCCTGATGCTGGAGATGTAA
- a CDS encoding 2-oxoglutarate dehydrogenase E1 component, whose protein sequence is MKSSVSARFNADLLEEQYALWCADSRSVDPTWAAFFEGFELGVAQTKPRGGAGESAPVAQAAAAPAATEADQTFYGKVVSLVYNFRTLGHTQASINPLSGPERNPRLSPEQFGFTEADLEKEASNPLFRDGSKMKLRDMLAALEATYSGFIGFEFTHIHNTTVRHWVRRHIEQHALREADPADRKVRALGWLIEADSFENFLGKKFLGEKRFSLEGGEGAMVVLNAILEKCPSAGVLEIEMGMAHRGRLNVLANFVRKSLTTILYEFTPNYMPDLVAGDGDVKYHLGYESVRELPDGKVRVSLAANPSHLEAVNAVVEGKARARQRLIGDDGVKTDRKRVLPILLHGDAAFAGQGSVAEVLNLSQLPGYRTGGTIHLIVNNQIGFTTMPADARSSAYATDVAKMIEAPILHVNGEEPMELYWAAQFALEFRQKFGRDVVIDMYCYRRQGHNETDQAAFTQPHIYKLIQSRETIGQIYKKQLVSEGVLTQAQADQIEKDIWDKFEAGHAKMLELQATGERSAFSGSTAVEQVEYNHAPVRTGISKDLLQHVGKVLTTVPEGFNLHPTLAKRFIPRREEALQNGGPIDWAFAESLAWGALLSEGHQVRLSGQDCRRGTFSQRHAVFYDSESRDRYIPLEHVSEKQAKFCVYNSLLSEFAVLGFDYGYSIGAPNMLTLWEAQFGDFSNGAQVIIDQFIASAESKWQTPTDLVLLLPHGYEGMGPEHSSARLERFLQLCADKNMIVGNFTTPAQYFHALRRQKMRPFRKPLVLMTPKSLLTRPEAVSSEADFLEGSCFQEALPDPIHFEDPKSVERIIFCTGKVFYDLAAYRQEHDIKNTAIIRIEQLYPFHDELVSALASQYPAAKNFVWCQEEPLNMGAWSYIFPRLEKALGQKVRYAGRDRASSPAAGSKAQSYKEAKSFQEAAFKI, encoded by the coding sequence ATGAAATCGTCGGTTTCCGCCCGCTTCAATGCGGACTTGCTGGAGGAACAATACGCGCTGTGGTGCGCGGATTCCCGCTCGGTCGACCCCACTTGGGCGGCCTTTTTTGAAGGCTTCGAACTGGGGGTGGCTCAGACCAAGCCCCGGGGCGGTGCCGGAGAGAGCGCCCCCGTCGCCCAGGCCGCAGCCGCTCCCGCGGCCACCGAGGCCGACCAGACCTTCTACGGGAAGGTCGTGAGCCTTGTTTATAATTTTCGCACGCTGGGCCACACCCAGGCGTCGATCAACCCGCTCAGCGGCCCGGAGCGCAATCCGCGCCTGAGCCCGGAGCAATTCGGTTTTACCGAAGCCGACCTCGAAAAGGAGGCCTCCAACCCGCTTTTCCGCGACGGCTCGAAGATGAAGCTGCGCGACATGCTGGCCGCGCTGGAAGCCACCTACTCCGGCTTCATTGGCTTCGAATTCACGCATATCCATAATACCACGGTGCGCCATTGGGTGCGCCGCCACATCGAGCAGCACGCCCTCCGCGAGGCCGATCCGGCCGACCGCAAGGTCCGTGCCCTTGGCTGGCTGATCGAGGCGGACAGCTTCGAGAATTTCCTTGGTAAGAAGTTCCTCGGCGAGAAGCGCTTCTCGCTGGAGGGCGGTGAAGGCGCGATGGTGGTCCTGAATGCGATTCTCGAGAAGTGTCCGTCCGCGGGCGTGCTGGAGATCGAGATGGGCATGGCCCACCGCGGTCGCCTCAATGTGCTGGCGAACTTCGTCCGCAAGTCGCTGACTACCATTCTTTATGAGTTCACGCCGAATTACATGCCCGACCTCGTGGCGGGCGATGGCGACGTGAAATATCACCTCGGTTACGAGAGCGTCCGCGAACTGCCCGATGGCAAGGTGCGCGTGAGCCTGGCCGCCAACCCGAGCCACCTCGAAGCCGTGAACGCGGTGGTCGAGGGCAAGGCCCGCGCCCGCCAGCGCCTGATCGGCGATGACGGCGTGAAGACCGACCGCAAGCGCGTGCTGCCGATCCTCCTTCACGGGGACGCCGCCTTCGCCGGCCAAGGTTCCGTGGCTGAAGTGCTCAACCTTTCCCAGCTTCCCGGCTACCGCACGGGCGGCACGATCCACCTGATCGTCAACAACCAGATCGGCTTCACCACGATGCCGGCTGACGCCCGCTCCTCCGCTTACGCGACGGACGTGGCGAAGATGATCGAGGCCCCGATCCTGCACGTGAACGGTGAGGAGCCGATGGAACTCTACTGGGCGGCGCAGTTCGCCCTCGAGTTCCGCCAGAAGTTCGGCCGCGATGTGGTGATCGACATGTATTGCTACCGCCGCCAGGGCCACAACGAGACCGACCAGGCCGCGTTTACCCAGCCGCACATCTACAAGCTGATCCAGAGCCGCGAGACGATCGGCCAGATCTACAAGAAGCAACTCGTCTCCGAAGGCGTGCTGACTCAGGCCCAGGCCGACCAGATCGAGAAGGACATCTGGGACAAGTTCGAAGCGGGCCACGCCAAGATGCTGGAACTCCAGGCCACCGGCGAGCGTAGCGCTTTCAGCGGCTCGACTGCGGTGGAGCAGGTGGAATACAACCATGCCCCGGTCCGCACCGGTATCTCGAAGGATCTTCTCCAACACGTCGGCAAGGTGCTCACCACCGTGCCGGAAGGTTTCAACCTTCACCCGACGCTGGCCAAGCGCTTCATCCCGCGCCGTGAGGAAGCTCTGCAGAATGGTGGTCCGATCGATTGGGCCTTCGCCGAGTCCCTCGCATGGGGCGCCCTGCTTTCCGAAGGTCATCAGGTCCGCCTGTCCGGCCAGGACTGCCGCCGCGGCACCTTCTCGCAGCGCCACGCGGTGTTCTACGATTCCGAGAGCCGCGACCGCTACATCCCGCTTGAGCACGTGAGCGAGAAGCAGGCGAAGTTCTGCGTCTACAACTCGCTGCTCTCCGAGTTCGCGGTGCTGGGCTTCGACTACGGCTACTCGATCGGTGCTCCAAACATGCTGACCCTTTGGGAAGCGCAGTTCGGTGACTTCTCGAACGGTGCCCAGGTCATCATCGACCAGTTCATCGCCTCCGCGGAATCGAAGTGGCAGACGCCGACCGACCTGGTCCTCTTGCTGCCGCACGGCTACGAAGGCATGGGTCCGGAGCACTCCAGCGCCCGTCTGGAGCGCTTCCTGCAGCTTTGCGCGGACAAGAACATGATCGTCGGCAACTTCACCACGCCGGCCCAGTACTTCCACGCGCTGCGCCGCCAGAAGATGCGTCCTTTCCGGAAGCCGCTGGTGCTGATGACGCCGAAGAGCCTGCTGACCCGTCCGGAAGCCGTTTCCTCCGAGGCGGATTTCCTCGAAGGTTCCTGCTTCCAGGAAGCACTGCCGGATCCGATCCACTTCGAAGATCCGAAGTCGGTCGAGCGCATCATCTTCTGCACCGGCAAGGTCTTCTACGATCTCGCCGCCTACCGTCAGGAGCACGACATCAAGAACACGGCGATCATCCGTATCGAACAGCTCTATCCCTTCCACGATGAGCTGGTGAGTGCCTTGGCCAGCCAGTATCCGGCCGCGAAGAACTTCGTCTGGTGTCAGGAAGAGCCGCTCAACATGGGTGCTTGGTCCTACATCTTCCCGCGCTTGGAGAAGGCGCTCGGCCAGAAGGTCCGCTACGCCGGCCGCGACCGTGCTTCCAGCCCGGCTGCAGGTTCGAAGGCGCAGAGCTACAAGGAGGCGAAGTCCTTCCAGGAAGCCGCCTTCAAAATCTGA